One Epinephelus fuscoguttatus linkage group LG16, E.fuscoguttatus.final_Chr_v1 genomic window, TGTATTTATTCTTCATAATTTTATCAGTAATGTCCATTgagataatatttatttatctatatatGCTACATATGAATGGGATAGCGTAAGTAGACAAGAATGCTAGTCACAAGTAATACCAAGGTTTGcaatcaagtcccaagtcaagacaggcaagccTTGACTCAtatcccaagtcctaaactttgagtccTAGATAAGTCATATTGagctcttcaccaaatgtaacgCCGTTTTAACAACagattaataatatatataatttacaaACATCATGAATGctctttaaaaatgtgtatttacatgttaaaacaagtttgctgGAAGTTATTGCATTTCCGTCATTCCGTCATTTTTGATGTGCAGGTTTTGCATTGTGCAATATTTGTTGACCAATTTATGTTGGATTGATTCAACCAATTTGGGGAAAGGTATCAAGTACTTTGAAgacaaaaggctcaagtccaagtgaagtcacaagtcattggtgttaaaggcTGAGTCAGGTTGCAAGTTGTGTTTTAAGTTGTCTAATTTCAAGTCTGACTCAAGTACAAGTCTGATAAGTGGTActcctttaaataaaatactagGACATAAATGTGTGTAATATGTGAAAAATACCACCTACACATGGTGGTAACTAATTATTTTGATTACTAGCATTAACATCACGGTGCTTTGTCTTTGCTGGGAGTTTAACTCTTGTTCATTAAATAGAATTAAAACCAGGTCTTTGCCATTCTTCGGTGACACTGTAAATGAATGTCATTACAAACTCAAAGTCAAACCATAATTATATCCTGCACACCAGATATATAAGTGCTATCAAAGTTTCTAGAGTtgggtctgcagctgcagcGCCATTCATCACGTGCTCCACAGCGAGCGAATGAAAGGATCATTTTCCACTGGCCTTTAAGCACAGCATTGTCAGAGAGTTCAACAGCCAAGCGACAGATGAGTTAGGAGCCCCCCAGGGCCCTTCTATCCACCTAGCTCTCAGTTGCTTTGTCCAACAGACACTGAATAGGTGAGCCTTTGTGCTGACCCCCTCACATCTGTTGACCCACCCAGCCCCCAATGAGCTTCCTCCTCGGCAATGACAATGTGCTCCGGAGAACTGATACAGCCATATCTGTGTTACCTGTTTTATGTCTGGATTTATGTCCGTTTTACACTACGGGCAAAGCGGTGAAAAACACCCCGACAAGAGCTCCTCCGCAGGGATTTACAAcctaattacatttttgtgagcTGCGTATAGAAGCAGAGTTTATTACTGTAATAGTACgtgaacttttttttcctcaccacAATACATGTGCACTGTGATGGAAGGGCCCATTGGAAATATCTTATGTTCATTAAGattctgggatttttttttcagtgggcAGTTTGTGAATCATCTTGCTTTGAGGAGGGAGGCTTAGATCATGTTTCTTAATGTCCCTCTTCCTTGTTGACGGATGGTTCCTGCTTTTTCTGTGTGTCCCATTGTAACCTACACATTTGTTTTGTGCCTCCTCAGTACTCCCCAAAACAGAGGATACATTCATTATGTTGTAAACTGACACACAATGTCATGGAAGAATCAGGTTTACAGTCAGGTTAATAAACACTTCAACAGCCATACCTTACAATGTTTGTTGGACTAAATAATGTGTAACATTTAGGGGAATCTAGCGGCATCTTTCAGTGAggattgtagattgcaaccagctgaaacttctcctggttagaattcctttggTGTTCATGTGTGCTATTTTCTGATGCAGACGTTCAaaaggtttttaccgggagctaaattatccgcagaggtctcttcctccccaaaacaaatggaaactgaataaagctgtttcacataacaaataagtatttttctaaaacaaaatgtgaaaaagcaatGGCCCTATCTATAGAGTCAGCAtttagtttgtccattttgggctaccATAGAAACATAGTTATATACAACATGTTTATATATTCAACTTACAAATATACTTATtctattatattccatttttgccaatatattcccctaaatcctacatagtGGCCCTTTAAGAGAAGAATGTCAATAGTATGTTTTAAGATTTATATTAGATGAACACCTGTATGTGTAAGCTCTAAAGTACCTAAATTTGATCTGATTTCCAACAACCTAAAATGGCCCAAAAATCAGCCCACTTCAACATTTTGATGAGAATTTAAATTCCTTTTGCCTGATTCCAgtggaaaatgtgaaaaataaacacTACTTATCCTTTGCTCTTtgtaaaaaatgaagaaaagacGCTGTCATTGAATCCATTGTGACTTCTGCCGAATATTGTCAGCGGAGATGGATTGGGAGCAGCCTAACATACGATTATCCCCAGCAGGAATAATGATTTAAAGCCTCAGAAAAGACTTGTGATCTCTACAATGTTGGCAGTTACTTAAGGAAGTTGAAAGATGTCCTGGAACAAGAATCACCACCTCGACTTTGCTTCCACATCTGGTTGCTCCTCTTCATGTCATCATGAGTAAGAACATTGATTTATGCAAAGGCTGGGCATTTATCCATAATCGGCCTGCGGTTCTCCGCAAGAGTGTTCATATTCATCATGAGGAGAAAGATGTGCATGTGAAGGAGAAGGTGCCCGGAGAATTCTTGCCAAGCCACTGCAGAGAGTAAAGCTGTCAAACAATTTAACATGAGAGGATGTGCGGATCAAGAGGATGATGCATTACTGTCTTGTGCTTGTACAAAGGAGAACTCTGAGGTGAATGGGCCTCCTCTATAATCCATGCCAGTATTTGTAAGCCCAACACAGACCTTTGCTAAAGAAAGTACAGACACTTTTCACACCCCTCACACAAAGCTCAGGATGTTTTTTCATACTTTTCTTCTCAGACGAGAAGTATGACTCACACTCCTCCCAGAATTATCAGATCTCATGTCTTCCTTTTTCCTTTAGAGAAACCCAAGagtttctcttctctttcagAGATCCCACGTTTCTTCATCAAATTTGCAGAGATGTCAAGTCTCCCCTTCGCTCCATCTTCAAAGATGTCTGTTTGATGTCTGCTGGGGTTTGAGAATTTTTCAAACTCCTTCCTGTACATTACTCAGAATTCACAGGTCCCTCCACCCAACTTTTGGAGCAGTTTTAGAGCCGCTCCCCTTCATTTTAAGAACTTCTAAAAATGCCGAGTGCCTTGAGCAATTTTTACCAAGAGAAGGGGAGTACAGTCTTGCCAGAGAGAACAGCACCTTGTGAACCTTTACCACAGTGTATTTTAGAAAGATGGATGGGTTGTTATAGATCTGGATTTGGGGTTGAGcccttgtttgtgtgtgtgtgtgtgtgtgtgtgtgtgtgtgtgtgtgtgtgtgtgtgtgtttataatgtgtttgaaacccttgtttttctcttttactttcactgttaAAGTTTGTCTTTTGTGTCTAGGGGCCGTCTTGAAAGAGAAATGAGTCGCTCAGGGGTTGTATCCTCTaggttttaaatattttggggTGCCTTCAACTTAGTTTTTAATTCGTCTTTAGTTCGTCTTTAGTTTTTATAATCATACTTTACAAAATATCCTCCTTAAATGCGCAACTATGAAGTACAGAGAGTCAAAGTTGAATAAGTTGATGCAGCTTTGCAACATGCAGCAAAATGTAATGATTCATAGTTTGGCTATTGTCttatttttgttgtgaaaaCCATAAACGTAAGCTCTTGTTTATGAGCCTCAAATGATACAGCATATTGAGCGCATTTATTTACCAATACTTTTGCTATTACAATACTCCCTAAACACACTACTTCTTCTGCTATTGATGATAATAATTACAACAATGACAATGATCATATCATAATAAATCATCATGGTCAGAGGTGGTAGTTTTCAAATTACGCTTCATACCGTACATTATGAGTTCTTACCTGAAGTGCAGTCAGGATGTTGGGCAGTGCTTGCCCATAAGTGTCATGGCAGTGAACTGCTAAAGCGCTGGAGGGCACCTCCTTCATCACACTCTCCAGCATCTTTAACATGGAACCTGGAGTACCAACACCGATGGTATCCCCCAGGGAAATCTCATAGCAGCCTAATTTATATAACCTCTTTGCCACCTAAAGAATATTGAAAATacagttaaatgttaaaatgcactCATTAACAGGAAATCATACAGTAAAATAACTGGGCTTAACCAATGTCATCTTCCAATGTTAATGTctacaaatctgtgttttgtaTATGTTTACTAATGTACTTTGTCAGTGCCATGTGATACAATTTCAATATGaccattcatcaatattttctcaGTTGAATGCTTCCGTAAACATGAAAGTATAATAACAATGTAGAAGATTTATCTTACCTCAGCAACTTTGGAAGGTTCAATGTGTCCCTCGTGGGGGCATCCAAGGGCACAAGAAACATATCTGAAATGGGACGACATTTGTGAGAATTTTAGTGTTAAGGCAACATTTGATAGCATTTGATGAactataaaaaactaaacttcTGTTAATGTACAGTCTTAACACAAAGTCTTAACAACATTTTACATGGTGGTgggcacaaaatgtgttaaaattacatgctgacaacacaaaaataatgcCAATGCAAAGTCAATGAGGATCTTTTGTTGTGGTAGACACAAGGGCAAGAGAGTCTGCATAGGAtaagacaaacacagactttcaaccAGGGGACTGCTGTTcgtgtccagtgtgaaaccaaaattgAACACGATTTGTTACTTTCTGGACTTTACCTACACTACGCAATTACGTGGGTACTTTATGTAACTATGTAAAGTACGTACATTTATGTAACTTATGTCTCGTATGTAGTTATTTCAAAGGAAACCtcaatcttttcctaaacttaaccaaatGTTTCTTAGGCCTCTAAACTtagtaattttaacacattttgtgcctACCTTTCTGCTTATCACCACGTAATGCATTGTTGAGAGATCATatccatttcacatatttctgtgagactgtgttgtaATGTAGCAACACGTCACTGTAACATGTAGAACTTAAATGATTATGTTGGTATTGTGGTTTCTGTATTCCTGATAACAAATATGGAAAGAACatttactgaaataaaaattaacattATTTCACCATTGCCTGTTGTTGTTAGAAAGACAAACTCAGTTTAAATGAGGGCGTTTGATTTTATTCTGgtgtatttttgttattttggctGTTCATGTGTTTGTCAGTGAGATGTCTCAAAGGCACACAGAAAGATTTACATGATATTAGGATGACAGATTGGGGATTTGGGTGTTTATTCAGATCTTTATTTCCCATTTGTTAACTCTCAAACAGTATTTGGCACTCGGAATGTCACAGTGATTACACTAATCCACTGTTGTCATGAAGTGTTAATCCTTTTTAAACAGAGAGGTTCATTTTATAATCTAAGAAAACATGCATTACAATTGAACAAGTACATACCCTGTTTGGTTTGCTTTAATGACCATCTGGACTTGTGGTTCACTTATGCATAGATGTAACCTGGTGAACATCTGGAAGTGTGCTATAAAGCTATCATTACTGAATTGTGTGTTTTCCCCTTCATATGGAAACTGCAATATTTTCAACTGTGTTAGATATGTGTTTTCACTCATTGTAAGTGAGAATTAATATCCAGAGTACTAACCCACGGACTGGAATTTGTCGCTCCTTGGCAGTGTTAATGACTTCCTCAAACCTCAGCATGCTTTCATCAATAGAGcagttaatattttttttactgaagcTTTCAGACGCTGACCCAAACACCGCCACTTCAGTAGCACCAGCTGCAACCTtaaaacaggagagaaaaatgaacttgtaaaactgttttgaaCACTGTGCTGGAGTCACACTTACGTAAGTGCAGGAAttatctggaaaaaaaagaatgtagCGCAACAGTTAACTCAAATGGACAAGCACGGGTAAAAAGCTATAGTTTATAGCAGAGATCATCACGCAGGATTGTAAATTAATGCTTACAGCGTCCTGGAAGCCTTGCATGTTAGGTGTCAAAACAGGGTACTGAACATGAGGCACCCTCTGGATTCCTTTGAGTACATCAGTGTGGTCTGCCATCTGAATGAAGGGGGGGAAAACATATGATGTAGAAAAATAAACCTTTAACATCATCTGAGAATACATCACCCTGCACAGATGTTTTCACATGTTTGGCAGCAGACATTCTATATTTATTCATCTTACAATTCTCAGTATAAATAAAATGggacatgttcatgttttttttttcaggaagtAAATAGCGGTACAATTTATGACAGTGAATGAGAGGGTGACTATATGAAgaatatcttaaaatactttttccaaGAGCGTCTGCGTGTCCAACAAGGATTCTTGAGGAGCGGATTTTTCCTCAGTAGTTACGCAGACAAGAAAGAGAGTCTAATAAATCACTCAGCACTCTTTTGCTATGCACAAAGAAGAGTTATTACCTGCGGTACCCACTTTGAAGACACAAAGCTGGTGGCCTCGATCACAGGCAGGCCTGTTCCTGAGAGCATGTCTATCAGCTGGATTTTCACCTCTGTCGGAAcaatttcctggggaacaatgAAACTGAAACTGCTCTTTCTGGATTTGATTCCACTCAAGATGGGAGGTACAACAAGCACATAtctggcagattttttttcttgccaatCACATTACTATCTTTTATTCATATGCTGAGCCGTGCACTTGCTGAATATTTTGAGATCCCTCAATATTCCTCATAGTAACACATTGTGGTAAATAAAATTATCCCTGCATCCAGTACAATCTGTAAAACTACAGGCGTGCAATAAGGAAATGATAAAACAGTGACATGCTAAGCAGAGTAAACTAAGCCAGAAGCCGTGTCATCTTTCCTATTCAATttcaaagaaaatgtgaaacatATGCTCCTGGCAATTATGGCACACAAACCATATGTTATGGATTGCTTTCTGTATGAAAACTGGGGGATTCCCAAGGTGATACAAAACAAGAGTGTgtatttataaatataaatgagattcctgactgaaatgacaGTGCATACCTTTTCATTCTGAAGTCCATCTCTCGGCCCAACTTCAACTACTTTGACAAACTCTGGATACTCGTGTCCTGCAACACTCTGGAGAAATTTCAGAGAGAACCAGAACAGGGAATAAGGAGAAGTACACAGGAGACAGCACACTGAACACAGGCAGTCAGTCATCCCTTTGGCGTGGGACATGTTATTTCTAACATGAGCAACTGTCGACCTCAAAGCCAGGTGAAACCTGAGAACCAAAACATAAGCCTGTCATGACATTAGGATGCAAACTAAGGATATGTCTCAGGGAGAAAAGACTGGGAGAGAAGGTAAGGGTAACTCCACACAAACCACAAGGGATATTCTCAGGATCAGGGTATTTTTCTGGTCTGAACCTGGTAATTCTAGAGGAAAACCCTGCTGGGATTAAATATAAAACTTCGGCAAAGATTAAAGATGATTAATTTATATATTAACTTTAGCTAGCTACTTAAAGTGAGtgacatttaaaaggaaaaccACCAACCTGACCAGCTCTTGTAATGTTATCTAATGTTTTTAGGGgcagcagagacacaaaacaagctaACGGTTATAGCAGCTAGCTATAAAGCTGTTGTGGCTAACGTGCTAGTAAACACTGCCTTTGTTTCATAACAGCTCTATAAAAAcggaaaatattttttatcacaCTGCCATCATGTTACCTTTtcctccattttaatctctgTCAAATTCTgtgacaaaaatatttgtgtttttagctTGCTACACATTAAACTATCTAAAACTACTTGCTAACAAGTCATAAACTTCTTTGGTTAGCCGTTAGCTAAACTAGCTTACAGTAactaatgttagccattagctgttagctagctgtTGAGGTGCTTCTACTATACTTAAGTAGTTgcattttatgttactttattattattatactttaTACTTAATTATGTTTAAGAGGGAAATAACATACATTTTAATCCACAATATTTGCATATTATATGAAATTTGTCATAGATTTAACCACCTAACAGTATTATAAAGTAGTATAGTTTAGTATATTTAAGAAGGGACAtcgcaaattaataaatacacatggtataaaagtgacaaaattagccaaaaggctattttccatctgtagtcccttggcCAAGAGGTTATATAAGGCCACCTAAAATACATAGATAGACATTGATTGAATTAACTCCACCAAATAACATTACAACCTGCTGCTTATTGCTGCatacagtacttttacttatgGCACAAGTACTACTTTCTATTATAGACTACTTATGTGCTTTGTAGTCACATTTTGAACACATGGCTTGTACTTTACACTTTGGTATTTCTATTTTTTGAGGGTAAAATTGAAAACAAATCCTACAGGTGTTAATAAGAACAGATCAGACGTGCAAGAAATTTGCAGGCCATAAGACTTAAACAATGAGGTATAAGAGGCTATAAAGGTACAAACTGTTCTGTAGATGCTTCTTGAGTGATTTAATTCACTCAATTCTATTAATTAATACAAGCTCAGGATGTGAGTAGTGAGTATTATTGAATGTAAATAATCACTATGGGCACTTGAATTAAACAGATATCATCAAATAATCCTTACAGTTACACAacacaaaagaaacagaagCATCCAGTGTGCATCTTTTGTCTCATACAGTCAATTCAGGGGGATTAAAATATGTGAATGCTTCATCATTTTTCAGGCAGATGCAACCTTAAAAATACAGCAACATGTAAAGGCAGAGCAGAATTCCCATTGAAGAGGACCATTACATAAGCATCATGCAGCATCAGGGCTGTCATCAGTGTCTGGCTGCTGTGCATCCTCTCTGTCCTGATAGAGTCATGTGGCAGAGCATGTGCAGCACATTAGAAACAAGGAAAACAACGCCCACCTTCTCCTCCAGCAGCCAGCGTTTCAGCCATGGGTAGTCCTGGATGAGTTGCTCATAGCTCAGGCAGTGCTTCACTGTAGAGGGTACGTTACCCATCCGAATGACTGCCGTTCAGCCCGCTGCACCTCTGCGTCCTACGAGACGATCCTGCACAGGCTGCTGCAGCTAATACAGCAAATGGAAGCATCAGATCAGTATGCTAATGCAGGCCTGGGCTTGGCTGCGTGGGGAGATGGAATCAGAGGATGGCCGCGGATGGTGGAGGATGATTCAGCAGTTGCCGTGGCAACCACATCCCTACCTGGGAGGGGACCAAAACAGAGGGGTTGGGGGGATGGAGGCTGAGAGAGAGGAAATGGTGTGAAGCAAAGTGGCAAATGGAGTGATATGGGAAATAAGTGGTGCAATTTAGACTGGGGATTCTTGTggaaacattttacattttgaatgATATAATGATATGTGCATCCATAAAGGGAATGCAGGTGCAGAACAGAAGAAACACACCATCAGAAAAGAAGAGTTTGTACAACTTCAAATTGAGTACTTTCTTCACTGCTGCAGCATTATAAGCAGTATCCGTTAAAAGTATTGCAGCCGATGTTTTATATCTTGATTAAACAATGAGATTAGATACACATTCAACTCCCCGTGCTAGTGAGAATGGAAGGCTTCAGGGAAGCAGGCTGCTTTGATTGATCTCCTGTGACCTGAACAGTTGAAGGGTTTCCATTGCCAGACATGCCACTGCTGCCAATGTCAACTGCATGGTGTAATAAAATCCCTTGTTAAGCCAGGGCAACATTTACCAGAGAAAGAGCCATTCTTCTGAACCCAGATGTTAACAATAGAGGGGCTTAATGAAGTCCTAGCACTCAACCATCTCACCACGCTAAACTGCTCTGTGATGAGAGACCTCTACCTCTGTCCCAGGGGAGGAGGGCGACTCATATGATCAGCCCTGAAAAAGCCTTTTTTGTAGCAGACTTCAAGGTTGATGTCTATCAGTTGCCACCCCCTAAAAAACATTGTATTGCCTCTAATCACTTATTCATGGTCCTCTGAGGTAAAGAAAACAGTGCAGTGGATGTTAATGGTGGAATTTTGAAATATATggcttttaaataaaagttttttagTTTTAACAAATTTTATTTAGCTTTTTACATGAAATTAAATCAGTGCTGAACGTTATTTCTGCCAAAAAATTTAACGAAAGGAATTTTCTCTTCAAGCTATATTTGCATGAATGAAATGaattcatttcaaaataatttcacGGTTTCGGTGGTTCGTTGGCCTATAAATTCTTTTcagatgtctgtaaatctgtGCTTTAAATGTGTCGCAGTACAGAAATAATGAAAACTGCATTTTGCAAGCACTAAGCTAGTGCAACTTATTAACAAGTGTGCTACACAGTGTTGGGTATGTATACTGTGTGTATAACCCTTAAAATGAATATGTTATAGAACTAAATTTAATGCACAAATTTCCTGTAATGTCTGTTTTCATTATCACCATAACAAAAGTACTTCagcatttgtgtttgttgtctaTTGTCAGAAAAACGAGGACTTTCCAAGGAAAAGTTGCATTCTCGATGGCTCTTTCTCAACCAATGATAACTGCATCAACCAATTAACCCTAACTGGCCTCttcacatttctttctttcaaggAGACTCGGCAGCTTCAGTTTATCTTGACAAATACCAGCTGCAGAGGGTCACTTTAAAGAACCGGCCTTCAGGGGCTTTCCTGCTTTTAGGAGTCAATGTAATGCAGGTGAGTGGAAACTTTAAAGTCTAAAATGGTATGTAAGTAGAGTAAGatttgacattttacaaaaaatagCTTCATAGAACGGGTCATCTGCCATCTGTAAGAGAAG contains:
- the hmgcll1 gene encoding 3-hydroxy-3-methylglutaryl-CoA lyase, cytoplasmic, producing the protein MGNVPSTVKHCLSYEQLIQDYPWLKRWLLEEKSVAGHEYPEFVKVVEVGPRDGLQNEKEIVPTEVKIQLIDMLSGTGLPVIEATSFVSSKWVPQMADHTDVLKGIQRVPHVQYPVLTPNMQGFQDAVAAGATEVAVFGSASESFSKKNINCSIDESMLRFEEVINTAKERQIPVRGYVSCALGCPHEGHIEPSKVAEVAKRLYKLGCYEISLGDTIGVGTPGSMLKMLESVMKEVPSSALAVHCHDTYGQALPNILTALQMGVCVVDSAVAGLGGCPYAQGSSGNVSTEDVLYMLHGMGIQTGVNLAKVIEAGDFICSALHRKTNSKVAQAICRAL